The Thunnus maccoyii chromosome 24, fThuMac1.1, whole genome shotgun sequence DNA window CCCTAAAAGGTGCATATGTACAAAAGCTGAGAGGTCATAGTTGCTGTAATTTACTTTAATCCTGTTATCTCAAGTTAACAAAGTTAGGTattcttgttatatttgttatattcttATTATATTCCCATGATAACATAAATGTTTGTCACAAAATGTATTGATGAAAGTTTCACTGAATATATTTCAGTGATGCTGTTGATGACATCGGGCATTTTCATGGCTCTTGGCTTTGGGAAACTAGATAATCATGCTGTACATTGTCACTTGGTGAAGGACCagtacattttaatgtaaaataaaaagctaaaatcATGTCTCTTTTTAAGTTAAATTCAGACTTTGTAAGTCTGGTAGTcaccatgtttttgtttcctgtgcAGTAATGTGCAAATTTATATAAAATTACAATGATCCTAGCATGGAAATCTGACAGATTGCTTTATTATTTAGCTTGACATTGTCTCCGTGTTACCTGATTTCTGATTGAGAGTGAGTTACTTTACTTTGTTTTGCCCTAACCAATCAGTAGCGAGTGACATACCTTGTTTTGGTAAGTCGACTTGCAACAACTTGTACAGCTGCGCCAACTTTTCACGTTTGTCATGATTTTTCTGGCTTTAACACAGGAAGATGACCTCTTCATTCTTAAACTTGCCGACAAAGCTCTGAACAGTCGACAAAAAGCACACAGCCTTGTCTGAATCCCTGCACACAGTCCTGGCATATATAAACCCAATTCAGAATGCAGCTGTGTCAGTCTGGTCAGACCATAATGGCCAGTAACAGTTTTGACAAAAGCTTAATTGACACACCCTATGATCCAGTTCTCCCCAATCCCACTTTGTTTCCATGTTGCTCCCTAGGTGTGGTGTGATAACACATACTCTGTGTATTAGGCGCAGTGCAGCAGCACCTTGTCTCTGGTgagaaattaactttttttcgCTGCACTGATTCATAATGGGATCTTCCTGAACTGACATCAGCTCCAATCAGCTGTTTAGCAATCAGCTTTACTGTACATCACAGAAACTGTGTATGTTTACCTGATGGAAATATcttcttaaaataacaatattcagtagttattaaataattatctcattttctcataaacATAATAGCTGTATGTTTATATCTGCTTATCTCTGTTAGCCTACTATACTTATTTTAACTATGTCCTctgtatgtttgcatttgtatgtgagtaCATTAAGAGCCACTAGAAATCTTGTGTGTCCAACATACTTGGCCAATTAAGCTGATTCTGActgatgtttttgtaaaaacaattttatcCTGTTATTTTGTGGGAAAACACCTTTGGttttcccaaaatattgaatCTGTTATCACAAGAAATCAAGTTTGTCATTCAGAGATAGAACAATAATTGACCTCATATTAGAAGAAAATGACTTGGTTATCCTGAGAAAACCAGATAAATAACTTGAGATTGAAAAAAGATAATGTAAACTTTAGCAGCTCTAGGCTCCCAGGCATAAGTCCAAAAAGTTGTCCAACTTTCAAACACCAACCTCAGACATCACCTCATTGTTGATCTTCTTTGGTTCTGTGGGGGGAATAAAAGCTGTGGACGAATCATTGGagctctctttttcctcctagatagatagatagatagatagatagatagatagatagatagatagatagatagatagatagatagtttgATTAGCAGTGGACATTGAAACTGTGGAGCTGTCTTGTCTCAATGCTAAACAGAGTGTGATGGGCAGACGTAAGCAGTGATGTTAATAATGTACAAATGAGTACCTGTGTGAGTCCTGGACTGGGCTGTGCCGGAGGCTGTCGCAGAACTGGGTTTGGTTCTTCCACTCTGCCATTCTTCACAGCCTCCAGTGCAGTGGTAGTTGAGTCCAGGCTGAGTTTGGGAGTGGAGCGGGGACTGGCCTGAGGGCTGGTCTCATTGTTATTGTTCTGCTTTAGCAGGTGACTTTTGATCAAGCTGGGAGTTCTGGGAAAATATTTGGAATgaccattatttttttaagagtGCTTACaccattaaaaatacaaatgaccTAATTGCATCGGACAAAGAACTTCTCTcttacttgtcttgttagatattaatgctgcatttgacaccattgaccatcccatcctattacagagactggaacatttaattgccattaaaggaactgcattaagctggtttaagtcctatttatcagatcaatttcaATTTGTACACATTAAcaatgaatcctccatgcacgcaaaagttagacatggagttccacaaggttctatacttggaccaatactattcaaCTTTacatatgcttcctttaggcaatattattaggaaacactccataaattttcattgttatgcagatgatacccaattatatttatcagtgaagccagataaaaCCAACCAGTTAATTTAACTCAAAGCATGCTTTAAGGACAttaagacctggatgacctgtcCTGCTTGACACCCACACCATTATTATtggtcatatttctattattaatattgttgttaatgttgttgttgttgtgcttctgtgtctctctctccccgaTCCTCCACCCTctttctctcaacccaaccagtcaaagcagatgcctgcccacctagagcccggttctgcttgaggtttcttcccatcaaagggaagtttttccttgctgctgtcgccaagtgcttgctcatgggggaatgttgggtctagacctgctctatgtgaaaagtgccccgAGATAACTTCTGCTGTGATTTGGtcctatataaataaaattgacttgacttgacttgacaatCAGATGTGCACATTATAAAATCCACAAATGGATATGAATCATTAATTGGACACATATTGTGCAACAAATTGTACGTATGATTAATTTATGTTAATAGCCTTAGTAACATGCATCTGGTGCTGGTTTTGATTTATTCTGACTACCTTGTTAACTCTTTTATTCCAATACAGCTCTGgatgttttaaagtttaatCTAAGTGGTGATATAACTAATTCAATGTTAGTAGCAAACTGCAAAAGATTTAcaaaatgttggaaaatatCTGCACATCCATCCAGAGAAGACCAGACAACTCTGCTCTAATCAGGTGCATATCACCAAATATAGTGCTCAAGATACTGTagacatagaaacacacagtatataaataaatatttacttttaaaatacattaatattgttattataattgtGTATTTATGGTTTATCAAGCAACCGTGGTTTATCCAATATATCTATACTTTCAAGTTGTGCTTAAGAGCTTTGAAGATTTAGCCATTTTATGGGTAAACTGAGTGTGTtagaaacatttaaatagaTACCAGGAAGTGGAATATGATGTAACAttggtttgagaagtttctatgTGTATTGTGATACTGTCTTCTGCAGTGAAAATCCATTGGAATCCATTGTAACTAACCAAATTCAGGCTCAGTGcagttgtttttcctttcagtGGAGACAATAAAACCTTTTACAAACATCTTTCAGCAGATTTTTGGGTGAAATAACGGTTTAAAAGTATTTGAGGGTTCTGGTTAAGCACAATAAGATGTAATTTCACGATCATGTCAATCAAAAGGAACTTGATTGACTTGGAAACTGGAGACGGAAAAGACACAAATAGCTTTCAATGAAAATATGCTACAATGAAAAGGTTTGAATCATGCATATGAAGACAAAGAAAGGAGACTATATGAATAACAGAATTTCAAATTAGACATTTCATAAGTAACAGAAGCCTTTCTTAACACAAATGCTTGATTAAGAAAAGGTCAGTGCATGTGagatttcaatttatttatatattttttattttattccttaCTTTAttcccttcttctctttcttgtctGGTTTGTGTTTGGAGACCCTGCTCCTGGACGCCAGGGAAATATGGATGTACAGGACTGTCATAATAATGACCGGAAGATAGAACGCTGCTATAGCTGTCCCAAACGTCACCGCAGGGTTAGATAGGAactgtagaaagaaagaaagtttaGTAGACAAGCAAATAGCCCTTCCCCAATCAATAGAGAATGCTTACACATCCACTAAGTGGCCAGTTTTACAATTATAATCCAGTACAACACACCTGAAATTAATCCTGTCTTTATAAAACTTAcaatctttctttttgttgccATTGCATTGCTCCAACTGGAAATCTTTGAACAGTGTTCAAATTGAACTGTGGGTTCAGGGGAGGTCTCTCTGTTTTGTCATAAAAGACGTGTCAGATCCATGGACAGCTTCAGGAAGTGAGGGACAGAGAGGGGCTATTGTTGTCTAAAACCATATAttataaagagaaataaaaatgttgtttcttcacaACTGATCTTTCACAACTAATAATCAAGGAGGGTGTTCCTTGTCTAttccaaaatgttgtttttgtgggtGATCAGAGGTGTGTAATCGGGAGGAGCAATAACGTTATCACTTATTGCTCACACTGGTAGGGGATGACTTTTGGGGGGAAAAGAGGAGAtttgcacaaaacacaaaatgaaccAGTACCAGTTCACAACCCCTATTTTTACAAAAACCATTTAACCAGTGGTATTGGTCCGTAAATTACACTTTCATTCCATTATTGTCATGCAGGCACAAGACTGAAGATGCTTCCTATGTAATACagttctttttatttatcaaaaagcTGTGTACTCTCCCACACTTCACTCTGATTTTTCCTCTAATTTAGACAGTGACCTTCATCAAGGCCAGTTACCTTAACTTCTACTTATGTTTCACATTGCATTTTAGTGGACAAAGGACCCACCCCTACTTGAAAGCTGCAAAAAGCTAGCAAGgtgaccttgagttgagataaTATTGTCCCACATCAACGCAGCCAGTTTCAAACTACACTTTCATaccttttaaattttattaatgCAGAAGTGAGAAGGGTCAATTTATTGCTAAGTAATTTGGCAGAcaatgtatatatttacattgttttttcctttttctctgctgtaaTTTGCCTATATCTGCTCAGTAAACTGTACCTGTATGTAACACTCTCCAGGTGGCACTGTTCGCTGTCCAACGATGAACTGCCAGAACAAGATGGCAGGAGCCCAAAGGATGAACGACAGGATCCATGCTGCTGCAATCATTAACCCAGCCATCTTAGTTGTCCTTCTTGTTGGATATGTGAGAGGTTTGGTCACACAGAAATAGCGATCAAAACTGATGATCAATAAATTCATCACTGAGGCATTTGAGACAACATAATCTAAAGCCAGCCACAAGTCACAGATCACCGGCCCCAGTGGCCAGTAGCCAACAATGATGTAAACAGTGTACAAATTCATGCTGAAAACACCGATGATCAAGTCAGCACAtgctaatgaaaataagaaatagTTATTGACAGTTTGTAGGTGGCGGTTTACTTTGATGGACAGCATGACTAAAATATTTCCTGTGACAGTCACAAAGCTCAGAGATCCAGTAACCAAGGCAATAAAAAACATCTCCAGGGTCTTATATGGACTTCCTGTCCCTACTCCATCATCCACTAGAGAGCATGATGTTGAGTCATTGGTGGACATGTTGCACGAGGCATTGGAGAACAGGTCAGCTGACTGGTTGACCGAGGAGcctaaaagaagaaagaaagagagagagagataaggagaaagacaaagagaaatatgggGTGTGCAATAGCAGTAATGATTATGGTTGatgtactgtaatgtaattcTAACTGTGAAACAACTAAAAGGGGAAATTTGTAAAACCGGGCAATTGACTTCTTgtagaaaagagagaaattggTTAAAACACATAAGTCATTTGCTAATGGCAATAAAGTGGTTGGGTTAGTAACAGGAACTAACAAAAAGACATCTACAAAGGAAGTGCCTAATCCGGTGCAGTGAAAATAATCTTCAGTTTAACATTGggaaaaatagaaattaaagaaatgttGATAAACTTTGGGACAATGGATGGTGGAAAACTACCAGTTGAACATGTGAAAGAGTTTAAATCTGTTGGCAGTGTAATCTTAAGTGAAAAAGCAATGTttccaaaatgttaaaactgGAGGGAAAATATGATTCAGTTTTACGCATGAGCTGTGGTAAACTGGGTTGTGTTCTGTTATGGTAAACTTTCTCTGTTATAGTTTGGTTTGGTAGCCTGAGTACAGCTGAAGAGATTGACGTGAAGCCTGCACATTCAGACAGTCAACTAAAGTCTGTCACTACACTCACATAATATACTCTTTTCactgcaacatactgtatatccaacACACCTAGCATTCTTGCTGTGTACTCTGCTCACACCTATCTGAAAGCTCTGCGCCTGCTGTTAACAGTATTTCACAAGCCCCACCTTCTCCTGCATCCACATGTAGGATCTGAGACTACTGTATCTTCCCACGTTATTATCATCACTCCCTGCTGTGATGAGGTCAGAGCTTAGACACCAAATATCAACTCtgtacattttcaacatttccaTAATAATACATTGCACTTGAGTTGGCTGTGTTGAATGTATTAGAGTTAGGACTGCATCTGGAAACACTTCAATTTCTGAAGTTCGGTTTTACCAAAAGGCCCTGAACATCATTAGAGATTATTCTCACCCAGCAACTCCCCTCTAAGGAAATGTCTGCTGGGACTATTGTAAAGTCTGAGTGgttcaaaataaacacattctgtTTGTCACTCGAAGGGTTAACATTTGGCACTTTGAGGTACATGTTATTCTTAAGTGATTGTCctctctgtatttatttttgtctatttgtcTATTTGCACTGTGAGCTCACTGAAGCAAGTTCTTAATAGGTGTTGTTTTAATCACAGCAGCAAGTCAACCACTCATATTGACTGCATGTATAAAGTACATCCAACCTGAGAGCAATGCAACTTGCTATACAATCCTTAACATTTATGCACATAcattgacacaaacacacacacacacacacacacacacacgcacacacacacacacactcgtaaGAAGGGGACTGGAATCGAACCACCAACCCtgaaaatgtgctttaaatttGTGGACAGTGGACAACAAATTTAGAGGGTAAGCAAAATCAGACagttaaatatttgttaaaatattGGTGGGGGGGATGCTGTGTTTGCAACTGCTAAATATTACTCAAGGTAAATGAGCATATTATGAACAATCACTGGTTATTTCTTCAATCATCATGAACAATACACCAATCACTCTTTGATTTAGTGCAATATGATGGTATGTGATAATGTAAATTtataatgtgtgaaaatgtttttctctgaggATGCTGGAGTTTGTACCTCTGGATAAGCCTGACTGAAGTTCCTAATCATGACTCATGTATTTGTGCTGATGACTTCAGCTTTGCTAACTCGGTATAAAATAAGATTCAACTCAACACTCACTCAACAGAGAAGCTGTTCCTTAGAGATTCTGAGGTCATTAGTCTTATAGTACCATCCCTCCAGTCTATGGTACAAATCAAGTAATTTTGGTGCATTTACAGAGCGAATATGTTCACTTAAGAGTGATGGTTTCACTTCAGGCCCTCAGTTTCTGAGCCAGACCTAATCAACAGGCTCTTAATCAGCTGTCACAGGTGCATAAGCACCTGCTTAAAACAAATCACCTTCTGTCAGGGCAGCTGCGGACCAGTGGTcgaagaaatattcagattctttatataagtaaaagtaccaatacagtgatgtaaaaatactccattacaagcacaagtcctgcatgaaaaaatcctacttaagtaaaagtacataagtattatcagcttgatgtagttaaagtattgtagtaaaagtagtggttcAGTCCCCCTGACTGATATACTATTGTATAcaacatcattagattattaatactaaagcatcagtgttagagcagcatgttactgttgtagctgctggaggtggagctagtttcaactactttatatagaGTCAGCTaggtttagtccagtggttccctgtctaggggtcgggcccctccaaagggtcacaagataattCTGAGGGGtcttgagatgattaatgggagaggaaagaagaaaaaacaaagttctgatacacaaatctgttttcagtttttggactttttctctaatctttgatttttgctgaaatattggatcatttgaacatttattgaaatgaaagcatgtgagaagtttagagggaaaaatcactatttggtggagctgttaacaactcagagAGTTGtgagatgtcaaaagccaaaaaggttggaaaccactggtttcatttttcagtgtgttgtattttaaaagtttgttatattattcattgtGTCGAaccttcatctgaaaagtaactaacgctgtcaaataaatgtagtgtagtagaaagtacaatatttccctctgaaatgtggtgtagcaagtataaagtagtatccaatggaaatactcaagttaagtacaagtacctaaaaattgtactgaagcacagtacttgagtaaatgtacttagttactttccgcCACTGCTGAGGACTGTAGTTCAAAACCATTGACTTATAAAATATGTGTCTGACTTGAGAGGATAAGTCCCTACTCTCTAAACTAGCAGCTGCACAGCATTTGCACAGGGTTTTCATGGATAAAGAATATTTTTGCCTAAtttatttaatctgtgtgtTGTAGTAGAAGTGGCCCTTGTTGGTTCAGCATGTTCTGAATGGACCTTTCACAACACTGGTGGAAAgcaattaagtacatttactcaagtactgtacttgagtgcaattttgatgctactttatacttccactccactacatttcagagggaaatattgtactttctactccactacatttatttgatagctttagttacttttcagatgaagatttgacacaatagataacgtaacaagcttttaaaatgcaacacattgttgaagatgaaactagggatgcacaatattatcggcacgtcatcggtatcggctgataaaagctctaaaatgaaatgttgatatCAGCCATTTCTGCTGATTATGAGAGCCCGATTcgttgccttctcctccgccacctgactgtgcttccctccacagactgtttcgccctgacggtcccggtgcttcctccacaggctccacttcactcaagctggCCATCAGaactgctgcttcttcccactttaacttgaataacaaaccgTGGCttggtgctctggttggatccacatgcagaacTGGGGCTAAAGGAGCCTTCGGAGGAAACACTGGGGCCGTCAATGAGAAACAGTCCGTTGAGGAGCTGCtaagttcggctgcacagataggaaacacctcggctgacagatgtaccactctgtttggaaaaaaaaaatctttttggtttataacggcagtattaggtgcattaccgccaccttctgcttctgagtgtggaccagagattaaatcctacacattaatcctgtctgtttaatgaactcaaagaaaattctactgctccacccacttggcaaattcattaaagttttaatgctgaactccagtcttcctaaattcttccttcatatattgtctttcttgatcatacttagtacaatctatgcttgcatgcataatagtctcctcagccatctggaaaaaaatatgtgcatgtatcggtatcggcatcggcatcggcaattggccacagtgagttggaaatatcggcatatctgcaaaaaatccaatattgtgcatccctagaTGAAATCAGTGGTTTCCTCATACAGGGAGATTACACTGAGATTCATatggagaaggagaaaggacAGATTGAAATTTACACTACTGCTATTACCTGGAAATTCTGGTGGACTTAAACTTAAactgaaatattcagttttataaCTGGGCAAATCATGCCAGAATTGTTACACAGTGGCTTAATGCGTACCTGGAAAAAAACGATAATTGTGATGGCTGGTGGCTAATTCCTTTTATTTTGCTAAGTCTCCTCACAAAGGAAATCACTAAAGGGCCTGCAGATATTACTCAAAACCCAATAATAAGTAGTTATATACATTCTTGGCATGATATTATGAAAAACCGTGGTAAAAATAACAAGGTGTCTCTCCTTATCCTTATAATACAAATTGCTGAATTTTTACCAGACACCATGTTTAATCAGTGGTAAAATAAAGGGATCAgcattattaattttattacaaGAAAATAGTTTAATGTCATTTCATCAGATTCAGACTACATATGGAATACCTTTATCccacttttttgtctttcttcaaATTGACAGTCTTACAATGGCCAAATTTCTGGATTTAAGCAATATGCCTCCTACACAGTATGGCGAAATTCCTGTTAAAACAAGGAAGAGTAACCATTTTCTTTCTGACTCTTATAAAATGCTGTCCTCCCTTACCACTGAAATTAGTGAAAAGACCAAATCAGCATGGAAAAGGGCCTTGGGAATTGATTTGAAAGCGGATGATTGGAATAAAGCCATAAACTCAATTAATTCTGTATTTATCTGTAATCGGCTATGTGAaacacagtttaacatttttcataGGCTACATTACATCTTCAATATTAAGCAAATTTAATACCCAGGTCTCTCCATTGTGCATAAAATGTAAGTTACACACTGCCTCCTATATACACTGTTTTTGGTCCTGTCCTGTAATTAAATCTTTTTGTAATGGTGTCACCCTAGAAATTAATTAAGTCTTCCATTGGAATATAGATGCACATCCATCCTTTCTTCTCCTTAAGTTAATAAGGGGACATAAGACctaaataaatttgaatttaaacgTTTGTTGCTTGCAAAGAAATGTATATTACTGAAATGGGTTGAGTCTGAGCCCCCTACAGTTAATATGTggtaaaatgaaatatttaagattcttCCTCTAGAGAGGTTGTCTGCAATCCTAAGTGGCAGTGAAAGGAAATTTAGTCAAATATGGAGTTTTTGGTAAATCATGTGCCACAGGTGATTGTAAATACCTTGCTTGCAGGATTGACTAACTGCCTGTCAAATTTTACTTTATATGTATCAGATTCTTAATTATATAAGGAAGAGGGTCAATTGAGTAATATAACAAcaattacaatttcatttagcagacactttcaTCCAAAGCAatgtacatctgagagctgatataacacaagcagggatctagtcaggagagaacagcACAAGTAATTGCTGTAAAGCTAAGTTTTGAGTTCAATAGGACATAGATGccagaggcaatgcatagagtgcacaGATTGCTTAGAAgcaaaaatttatttatttattttgtatttttgttttttctcttccctcagTCCATCAAGTGTAGAGATGTTTgcgaaagagctgggtctttagtcttttcttaaagattgagaggaaTTCTGCGGATTGAACAGGGTTTGGTAACGCGTTCCACCaccagggaactacagaggagaagagtctagcaAGCAATTTAGGGCCCTGTCGTGGTGGTGGTACCAGAcacctttcattggcagagtgTAGGGAGTGGGAaggagtgtagacctgaatgagggagttcaggtaggtggGAGCCATTTTAGTTGCCGTTTTGTAAGCGAGTGTCCgcattttgaatttgatgtgggcagcaactgggagccaatggagggatatgaacagcGAGGTGACATGTGCTATTTTGGGCTGATTGAAGACCAGCCGTGCCTCTGTGCTCTGGATCATCTGTAGAAGTTTCAACGTACAAGTGGGGAGGCCTGCCAGGAAGGAGTTGCAGTGATATTACAAGAGCttgtaccaggagttgtgctgcatactcagacaggtagggtctgatcttcttgatgttgtacagggcacAACCAAGCAATTGAGACCatgtgaaccttaaaggttagttggtcatcaatcatgacacccaagtttcGGCAtactttgtgggcatgagttgggttgattcgAGCTGgacactgatgtttttgttgtagaGAGGGATGGGCTAGGATGACAAGGAGCTCAGTCTTGGAGAGGCTGAGTTGAAGGAGGCGTTATTAAATGCATGCCGATATATTGGCAAGGCATGACAAGATCCAAGCCGAGACTCTGTGGTCTTTCGGTGGGAATGACAGGAagagctgggtatcatcagcatagcaatggtatGGGAAACCATGGGAGCAGATGACTAGGCCAAGTGAGGTGGTGTATATTGAGAAAAGAGGAGGACCAAGTACAGACCCTTGAGGAAACCCTGTGGATAAGCCATGCTTCTCCCCTCCAAGATACTCTAAAATATCTTGCTGAGAGGTAGGACATGAACCAGCGGAGGGCGGATGCTGAGATAACAAGCAAAGTGAGTGTGGAAAGGAGGATTTGGTGGTTAACTgtgtcaaaggcagctgacagatCTAGCAGCAAAAGGGCTGAGGACTGACAAGCAGCTCTACTGATAGGAGTGCAATCTCGGTAGAGTGCCCCCGCTTAAAGCCAGACTGATTCGGGTTGTTTTTCTCAGAAAGGAATTAAGAGATTTGGACAAAGACTGTGCGCTAAAGTATTTTTGATAGGAAGGGCAGGAGTGAAACCAGTCTGTAGTTTTCAACCTGGGCTGGGTTAAGTGTAGGTTTTTTGAGCAGCAGGGTGACTCGAGCTTGCTTAAATGAGACGGGGAAAACACTTGTAAGTAGAGTGTGGTAGTTGTAAGTAATAGAAAATGTAAGTATCTGCTGTAGAGGTGattgactttttaaattgtttttattctttcctttgttttgtagTATGGTGTTGTATCCTTTTGGCTCTACTACTTAATTACTCTTTGTATTAGATCAGGGTTCAAACCCCAAAGGGCTTAGAAGTGGTACATACCAACAGTCCGTAATTGGGGAATAGGTCTACCAAAGCATTTTGAGCCCGACCCATAGGGGGATGCCACAAATGTATATCTGAAAACCCAGTGGACAGAATTTCACCAAAATTGGTGTGCATGCTCTGGGGACAAGTATTAACCAAAATCTGAAGTGCCATGTTGATTGGTGCAAGTGGGCATTGCCTATCACATATTTGCTCATAACTCAAGATGCCTTTGAGCAATCCTGATTAAACTCACTGGAGACATCATGTCATATCGCCTGAATGTACACATCAACGTTTGTTCAAATCTAATGAAGGGGGGACAAATGGCGGAACTTTGAGTGCGCAATTGTTGAAATGCTGCAGGCTTTGTGATGATGAAGtaatt harbors:
- the chrm4a gene encoding muscarinic acetylcholine receptor M4 — translated: MSTNDSTSCSLVDDGVGTGSPYKTLEMFFIALVTGSLSFVTVTGNILVMLSIKVNRHLQTVNNYFLFSLACADLIIGVFSMNLYTVYIIVGYWPLGPVICDLWLALDYVVSNASVMNLLIISFDRYFCVTKPLTYPTRRTTKMAGLMIAAAWILSFILWAPAILFWQFIVGQRTVPPGECYIQFLSNPAVTFGTAIAAFYLPVIIMTVLYIHISLASRSRVSKHKPDKKEKKGIKTPSLIKSHLLKQNNNNETSPQASPRSTPKLSLDSTTTALEAVKNGRVEEPNPVLRQPPAQPSPGLTQEEKESSNDSSTAFIPPTEPKKINNEVMSEAAKNPNPVEETAANPSVSKINPSSKWSKIKIVTKQAGDECITAIEIVPPVEGAERRSIPISRPRTVARKFASIARSQVKRKRQMAAREKKVTKTIFAILLAFIITWTPYNVMVLISTFCQSCVPDTVWAIGYWLCYVNSTINPACYALCNATFKKTFKNLLLCQYKNIGTR